The stretch of DNA GAGACCACATCCGAATGTCTACGCGCCAATAGTATCAAACTCAATCCCAAGAAATGTGTCTTTGGTGTACCGCGGGGTATGCTCTTGGGATACATTGTCTCTCAGCACAGCATCGAGGCTAACTCCGAGAAATTCTCGGCCATCACCAAAATGTGGCCgattcgagacatcaagggcgtaTAGAAAATCATGGGTTGCCTAGCAGCACTTAGTCGTTTCATCTCTCGACTAGGAGAGAAGGCCTTGCCGCTGTATCGCCTCTTGAAGAAGTCCGAGCACTTCACATGGACACTCGAGGCCGAGGAGGCCCTCGACAAACTCAAAAGGATACTGTCCTCCGCTCCAGTCCTGGTGCCACCTCAGCCTGCAGAGCCTCTTCTCCTCTATATTCGGCGACAACCTAGGTTGTCAGCGCAGCCGTAGTCGTCGAGAGGCCTGAAGAAGGACATACGCTTCCAGTACAATGATCGGTCTACTTCATCACTGAGGTGCTCTTGGAAACAAAGGTACGATACCCGCATATACAGAAGTTCATCTATGTAGTAATCCTCGCTCGACgtaagctgcaacactacttccttggccaccctaTCATAGTGATCTCATCCTTTCCCCTAGGCGAGATCATCCAAAACTGAGAGGCCACTGGGAGGATcgccaagtggtcggtcgagctcatggggAGGCCCCCACCTACACACCCTGCAAGGCCATCAAGTCACAAGTGCTGGCAGATTTTGTTGTAGAATGGAGCGACACCCAGCTTCCCCCAACACAAGTCCAAGCAGAGCTCTGGAcattgtacttcgacgggtcgctCATAAAGACAGGAGCGGGTGCGGGCTTGCTCTTCATCTCGCCCCTTGGCGTTCACATGCAGTACATAGTTTGTATTCATTTTGTGgcctctaacaatgtcgcagagtaTGAGGCTCTTGTAAATGGGCTAAGGATTGCCATCGAGCTCGGGGTCCGGCGCCTCAATGTTCGAGGCAATTcgcaactcgtcatcgaccatgtCATGACGACCTCGAGCTGCTACAACCCCAAAATGGAGGCGCACTGCAAGGAAGTACGGAAGCTGGAgaacaaattccacggcctcgagctgaACCACATCGCCTGACGGTACAACGAGGCAGCTGACGAGCTCGCCAAGATAGCGTCTACTCGAGTACTGTTCCACCGGATGTATTTTCAAGAGATCTACTCGAGCCGTCCATCGACCTTGGCGTGGGGGCGGGTGTCGAAGCACTGATACCTGAGCCAGCCGACGCCATCGAAGCTCTTCTGGCAACCGCAGACGTGACAGAGGTCGAGTAGTCATCTCGATGGCTAGGCCGATCGTTTGATTGGTGCACCCCCTTCCTGGACTGCCTGATTCAAGGTGAGCTACCAGAAGACTGGGCTGAAGCCCGCCGCATCACTCGACGAGCCAAATCTTACGTAATCTACGGGGACGACAAGGAGCTATCCCGATGGAGCCCGATAGGGATCCTCCAATGCTGTATCACCGTCGAGGAAGGTCAAAAGTTTCTCGACGATCTGCACtcaggggcttgtggccaccacgcggcCCCCAGGACCCTCGTTTGCACTTTTTGACAAGGATTCTATTGGCCAATGGCTGTCGCCGATGCCACCGAGCTCGTTCACTCATGTCATGGATGCCAATTCTATGCCAAGCAAACCCACCTCCTGGCCCACGCCATGTAGAtgatcctcatcacttggtcatTCGcagtctggggcctcgacctcgtgGGACCACTCCAAAGGACGACAGGAGGGTACACGCACCTGCTGgtagccattgacaagttctccatggatcgaggctcgacccattaCCAACATCTGCTCTGAGCAAGCCGTCATGTTCTTCACCGACAAAATCCACCGATTTGGGgtgcccaatgtcatcatcactgacaacAGCACACAGTTCATATGCAAGAAGTTCCTGGACTTTTGCGattggcatcacatccgtgtgaactggtctgcggtCGCCCATCcttgaactaacggccaggtcaagCGTGCTAACGGCATGATCTTATAAGGGCTCAAGCCTAGAATCTACAATCAGTTGAAGAAGTTTGGCAaaaagtgggtcgaggagctttcttcggtcctatggagcctaagaacgACACCCAGCCAAGCCACGAAATTTactccattcttcatggtctatggctccgaggccgtgctcccaacggacctcgagtatgggtcacctcgactcaaggcgtaCAACGAGCAAACAAACAAGAGAACccgagagaacgcggtcgatcaactcgaggaagctcgagacttggccctcctcaactcagcaagataccagcagaagcttcgacgctaccacaacAAGCATGTACATAAGAGGGACCTGCACATTGGTGACCTCGTCTTACGCCGGCAGtagagcaatcaaggacgccacaagctaaaCCCACCTTGGGAGGGTCCATATGTGGTGGCGGAAGTTctgaagccaggaacgtacaaactcGCATATGACAAAGgcgcggtcttcaccaacgcttggaacatcgaacagctacgtcgcttctatCCCTAGAGCTTTGAAGCTTTGTACTTTTCGCATTTTTGTACCACCAAAACACTTTGAATAAATGAAAGTATTTTTTCAACAACGCATGATGTTACTATTAAATCTCGACAATAGAGAAAGTCTCAACCATGACTCATCATAGTCAAAACTCTCTCGGAGGCTAGAAGGTGGAACCCCACGAGCTCTAAAAAACTCGaacattttttttcaaaagctcAACATTATTTCGTTCCTAAAAAGTTCTGCGCAGTCAAGCAGTaaacacctcgagcccctttagGGCCAAGAGACGTCGAGCCTGAGGATCCCTACGCCTCCGAGCTACGGTAACTCTACTCGCTCCCTtaccctcgaggcaatcgagCCTGTTTTAGAAACTTAACTGAGGAATGGAAACTTAGGcaataaagaaataaaagaaactCGAGCATGAAAATAACAATCGCTTACAGAAATCACAAAGTTTTAGGGCCACCTAGGCCATAACACCGTCAAGTAGCAATAACTAACTTATTACATTGGGTCTAGATACCCAGATAAGGCTCACATGCCTTGGTCATCATTTCCACCGGCTCCATCCTTGTCTCCTTCATCTTTGCCCATGCCAGTCTCTGGGGGAAGCACCTCTGGCTCGAACAACACCGCCAGTCGCTCTCCAGGACCCTCAGCTTCAtcaatcaaggcgtggagcctctcctcgttctctacATCGGTCTTGATGATGTCCATGACAaagccatgagacaccacctccatatcataaGAAAAACCTGAGCAGGCGATCGCCATAGCCCGCTTTACCCCggtgtggagggcatcccggaCCCGGTCCCTCACTGTGGCGCCTAGTAAGCACAACTGATCCACGAGAGCATCGCCCCGAGCCGCCTCCCCTGCCTCATTCGCAGGCTTGAGCTCCCAGGCAGCGGAGAGATCGTTGATCGCGGTCCTCAGCCGACCCATCAACaagacctccccctcgagctcgGCCTTAAGGGTCTGAGAGGCAGTCCAGGCCGCCAGCAGGCCATCCTTAAGCTCTGCAGAAGTCAGCGTGAGAGTTAATTCGCTGAAAGTAAATATGATTAGAGAAACAAGTGCAAAAGAGCAAGAGCTTACCACGGATCTTCTCCTCGAGAGACGTGTTCTCACCAACTAAGTCAGTGTTGtccctctcgatctccttgtATGAGCGGGCCATTTCCATCTTCTCGACCCGCAAGTCCTCGATCAGTTTCCCCGACTAAAGGATGGTGTCTTCCTTCTCTCGTAGTGCTCCCTTTAGACGAACGACGTCGTTAGATAAGCTATGAGAGCGGGTCTGCTCCTTCTCGAGCTCCTCGTGTGCCTTCCTCTCATTCCTCTCCACGGCGTCCCGAGCGATCGCATTGCTGAGCAGCTCCTCCTTCACCCCGGCGTAACTGTCTTTGGAGGTAGCAAGGTCCGCCTCGAGCTTCCTGATGTGCTCGGTGAGCAAGACCATGTTATCCTCCACTGCTTTCTGGTGCTCCCTGGCTTTGGCAGCTTCCTGCTTGGCTTGGCCATGATGACGATGACAAATTGCATGTGTCAGTTACGAAAATTCAGAAGACCTAGATTTCACGTTCTTGTTTTCAGACAAAATGCAATGCACTCCAGGAAGTAAAAAAATATTGAGATATGTGAACGCAGAAGAGCCCACATGAATGCTCAAGCCTTTGGATGCAACCAACATGGCAACATGATAGGTAAAGCTTCTAGAGAATAACCTTTTTTTTCCCCTGGAATTGAGACACGTGCGTAAACGTTTTGTGGGTAAACAAAATTTTCTGGTGGAATTAACCAGCCTGCCTCTGCAGGCTACAAAATAAATATGCGTTTCTAATAGGCAACGTTATTAGTAACTCTATTATACAAATAAATTAGTAAATTTATGTGAATAATATCTCTTTATAGAACTACTATGTAAAGTTCTGACGTTTTTTCAGAACTGAATGCACAGAAACATCACCTCCATATATCATTAagcccttgtttggatgtaatcGGATTCCATTGATCCACATGACATGTGTTAGGGTGGATTGGAgtagaacttgaactaaattacaTCTCAATCCACCTCAAAACATGTGGTTGACGTAAATCCAACAACATCCAAGGATGAAAAAAAATACATGATTATGGAGGCTGTAATCATGATCCCTTTGTTAATTAGTCATACATGGAATCAATTATCGAGCATAgcatcaaacaataattaatgtCTTTCCGGAAAGGCtaaaataaatatagatttCATCTTTTTTCAATTATATGGTGTTTGTGACAAGATAATTAATCTAAAAATAAACTTTTCATGCATTTATAGACAGAGGGATAAGGGTATCACATAGCAACGAACATGTATAGTTTTCTTTGTAACTGAACATAAGTTAGTGCACATGAGACCTACGTCAAGAATATGCTAGCCGTCTTGTTCATATCAGTGTTCGAGTGCATTGAAACAACTAAGAATATATTGAGTTGTCGGCAAGAAATTGAAATGACGCATCCGATGAACCTTAGCTTTGAGATGTTGCACATGCGTAGGAAGAATTAACAATATTAGTTACTTGTATCATGACGTCTAAAGACAGCTTGGCATTTTGCATATATTCCCATGGAACAATACCTATATATTACTTAAGTCACATGTCATCCTCAGTAAGATTGATGCCCTGACCATCTAGAAATACACACAGATATGGTCGGGGTTCCTACACCTAACTGTCAAAGTATGATTTCTCGTGAAGAAATTAAAGGTTCTCAAGTGTACTTGAGAGAGGATCCATTTATATGTTACTAAAAAAACTAAGTAACAACTATTATATTTTGACATTATTATGATCAGTTTTTTTTCGATGCAATGATTCTGAAAGTATATGTATAGATTAAGGCAATATGTCCCTTAATGAATAGCTTTTCCCCAGTAAACAGGGGTGGAGGTATGTTATATATACTTAGGGAGTGCAAATGCAtccctaaaaaaataaaaaatagtgaTTTTATCAACATTCTACCGTATATGCATCAATCCACAAGAAAAATGCAACCCTCTAATTCGCTCTAACTATGTTACCACCAATAAATACGATCCAATGTCAATGAATTTCTTAGCTACGTGCACAATATAGAATAACTAAAGCATTCAAGAAACAAAATACATCTAACTGTGTCCACTTTCCTGGATCAATTTCCTGCTATGCAAATAATGTGAGTATATGACTAGAACCTATGTCAGGAGGAGAAATATGACCCTGGAAAAGGGAATTAACTTTTCAGTATCTAGAAAAAAATTACTTATTACATGAAAATAATGTCGTCATGCGTTGGAATAATTCAGAAATTTAATTAACTAAACTAATCAAACTTTATTTAGGTACCGTAGATAAGAAGAACAAATTTGATGTTGCTGTCAAAAATGATGTTGCCGTCAAATGGAAGTAGACACCTTATGCTGCTTAAAAGAATAGTGATACGGTTGATAGAAAGAAAAATGCTTCGTCATCAGTGCAGTATGAACGTATGATTCAGTGAATGTAAGATTCATGTACTTTTAAAATACGCCCTAATGATGGAGGAAGTATGGAGAAAAATGATGTTGCCATCAATTAAAGTTTGACACCTTGTGCTGCTTAAAAGAACAGTACGTGATATGGTTAACAGAAAGAAAGTGCGCCGTCATCAGTGGAGTATGAAGGTGTGATTCAGTGAATATAAGATATGGACTACTTACTGCATAAGATTCAGTCTATCTGTCGATATCTCTGGCCTTTTAAATTTTAACTTTTAGAACCTACCCAACTATTGATATACCTCTGGCCTGTCAGAGCAAATTAACCACGTGCACCGCCATTCTTTTGGTAGCTGATTGGAAATAACAGCTGGAGAGGCACGAAGGTTTTTAAAAATTAATCAGTGGCCATTGTCGTCAACAAAAAGTATCAAAGTTGTGTGCATGAACAAAGAAAGGCAttgctagggccttgtttagttctaaaaagatttcggattttggtactgtagcattttcgtttgtttgtggtaaatattatccaatcataaactaactaggctcaaaagacaaactgtgcaattagtttttatttttttctatatttagtgcttcattcaTATgctacaagatttgatgtgacgacgaATCTTGAATAGTTTTTGAATTTCGTGATGAAGGTGCTAGTCGCGGCCTTTTCATGTTTGATGCGCATGATAGAAGCATGACAGGCCTAAAGATCTGTCAACTCCTCCTTCCCTTAGTATAGTATGGGTAGGTTCTAGGTGTTGCACGAAGGCTTAATTACGAGTTGAGAGCTCCTAGGTGTTGACAGATCTTTAAGCTAACATCCCCGatccccccaccccaccccccacacacacacacaccaccaccaccgccaccaagAGAAAATGTAATTTTATATCTAGTCTATTTAAATTCAGTGAAAAAATAATGTatagaaaatattaataatatacattgaaaatatatttcatgataaatctaatgatacatgtttaatgatatgataaatattagtcaaacttaagatggcATTGCATCCTTTCTATACATCCACCTCAAGATAACTCTCCCTTTGTACTTTATTCAGAGATCGACATATACTATGGTTTACCATTTCAAAACTTCTCCATCATCGTAACATTTGTACTTTATTCTGTTGATTGATGAGGAATACACAGATATGATGCTGCTAGGTACAGTTGAAAAACATGCGAAAGATGCTTTCCCGTCGGCAAGGCCCCGGCCCGAGCCCAGCTGTCGCAGCCCATCAATCAAATAATCTAAAAGCTAACGCAGGGAGGAGAGGCCCGGGAACTTCCAGCGATAGGATCGGAGGCTTGGCCCACATATATTGATTTGCGTATGTATTTTTCGTTCTTTCGTTTTTTGTATATGTTCTAATCCTTGAGAAACTATCACGTAAGTTTTATGATTTTACACGTCTTTCATTCCTCATTTAGAAATACTAGTTCCACACTTCGTAAAAGAAAAAATCAACATTTTGGGAGAAAAATCATTGCCTATTGTACTTAAATGTAGAACTGGTTCACCAAAAAATTTATATAACAAatcaaaaaaaatgaaaatattgtGTTTCGAGAGGTAACTAaaaaggatgatgaacctactTCATTGCACAATAGATTGTTTCTGTGCTATATGATCCAAGAAATAAATGAACAGATCAATCTAATGTGCCCCTTCATGAATAGATTTTTGCTTAATAAAGGAGTATGTAGTTTTGTTGGACCGGTAGAGAAATATTACAAAGCAAATGCTACTGCAAAATTAATTTTAAGAAATAACCTTCTATTTTCGGAGACCAACACAAACATCTTAGCCTTTCTAAATGTGCTAGCATTTTTCGATGTAGACAACTAAACAGGCCACCGATAAAAATAAAGATTTGGCTCATTCTAAATCCTAACGCATATAATCTCTCCCACAACCATCAAATATGTTTCCCCATACATCTCTCATAATCCTAGACTTCTCTCCCACATATCTCCCCTCCTCGTTTCCCCCCTTGACCTCTTCACCTCCACCGACTTTGgctcttgatgaccttagcttGTACGGTTGTACCTTCGAGCAAGGGGCACACAAATTTGACAGGATGTGTCATGCATGTGGACTAGAAATTGGTTCACCATTAGTCTACATGTTTGGATGGGATAGAGCTGTTTTAACTACTAGTTGTTATATGGTGTGCTTTTGGAAATAATACATTTGGAGCTTGTCTAGATCGCTAAACATATTCATCAATTGTATAAAATTGACCGTTCATAGGGGTGATCTTGCAACCACCCATTTACACCCATCATTTAGTTTTTTTATGCCAACCATCACTAAAACTGGGCCATTTCTAGTGGTGGTTTGCTTAAGGAGATTGTCACTAGGAACCTATTTTCAATGACCATGCGCATGGTTGGGGCTACCTTAGTACTTTCAATGGCCCAGCTCAATTAAACCATCTCTAAGAAAAATATACATGCTTCTAAAAAATCATTTGTATAGTATTGTGTTATCAATCGGTCCATATTGATCTAGCTAAGTTTTGCAAGTCTTCTACCAACTAAAGCTTTTATTTGGCTTTATATTTTATCTTCTTTTCTGTTTAAACAAAAAGGTCTCCTGCTTTATTTCATGGTGAAATAAAAGCAAATATGATCCATTTGGTTTATGATGCGCCCGCCAAACTGATTACATTCCAACGAGTACTATATGGGTTTTTTTAAGGAAGTTGGAGGGACCGAAGTCCCTGCAGGAATTTATTAAAATGACAGCCAGTACAAGGGGGACAAAGGGAATTAGAAAACAAGCCCACAAAAACGAAAGGACAGAAACATCTACCTACTCGTTTTCTATTTTGTTCAGTAGGGGTAAAATGGTCTTTCTACTCCTGACTAAACATTGTTAGCTACCCGAAATTGATAGAATAGAGCCAAATAAAATTTTTTTTAGACCATAGAGCCAAattcgaaaaaaaaagaaccGTATACCTAAGATAAGTTTTTTCGAGAGCCATACACCTAATTCTTCCTATAGTATTTCCAATGTTCTGTTTTCTACCAGGCCTGTTTTTATTTCAATCCGGGATAGGCTCGCTCAGAACATCCATATAGAGGCCCAATTTGGCCCAAGACGGCCACAAACCCTCTGCTTGGTAAGGTAAACGCACCTGTGACTTGTCTCATATACGTGAAGAAGCCCAAGCAGCAGCCAGCATTTTTCTCCTTTGTCAGCATGTACGATCAATCCCAGTTTTTTAGTGCCAGTGccatattaatatattttatatttatggACGCCACGTATATTAGTTTGTATATACATACCTTGACGCCATGCGTGTATGGCACTGTTGGGTGGACTATTAGTAATTACATTACTAACTAATTCAGCTATACGTTATTAGTGATTACCAGCTATATATACACCACGTACGCTTGCACACACACACGTATTGACGTGTATGTATACTTACGTATTAGCTTCTTCTCACGCACTTAGCAAAAGCACAAGCAACATTTTCATCACATATTAAATTCCTGATTGCACACATAAATATATGCATACAATTGAGAATTTTAGAACAAAATCTCGTTAAACAGAGAAGTATGTCAGATGCGCATGCAATTCTGGCTTAAGTGTCCTCGTACCATTCATTTCCGTCTATTTTCAGATTTACCTGTTTTCGTATTACTGTTTATTTCGCTATCATTTTCACTTCCGGTTGTTTTGCTCCCATTTCtgtttttgtcaaaaaaaatataaaaacagaaaCTGTAGAGTTTTTGGTCCATTTTTATCCTTAGCTAAGAGATAGCAAGGGCTGCCAGGCTCTTTATGAAGCACGCATTTCGTTTGTTGCTTTTTTTCACCTTTTTGCTTTTGTGTACTCTTAAGCAGAATGAAATTTGTAATTTGCGTACCACCACAATGGGTTCTGTCAGTCAGCTGCCCCCAAAAACAACGaacaaacatacatacataacaATGAACATGtagcaaaaaaaaacaagatcGAGTGCATAAGCTCATATAGAGGGAACAAACTAAACTGCACTAAAATCATGTAATCAGCATTACATAAAAAATGAcgcaaagcaaaaaaaaaaaaaaagaataggtGTACAGCAAGTAGCAGCTAGCACCTACAAATGCATGCTACAACTTCGTCCTCATGGGAGGCTTTATTCATATACCCTATAATGGCTAATGGAGACTCTTCATCGATCATTCAGTTGTCTGCTGCTGGTGGGATGTGCGGCGGGTTAGGCTTTGGTTTGGGCTCCGGCTTGGGTTCAGGCTTTGGTTTTGGTTCAGGCTTAGGCTCCGGTTTGGGTTCTGGTTTCGGCTTGGGCTCGGGCTTTGGTTCAGGTTTAGGCTTAGGCTCAGGCTTAGGTAGTGGTTCGGGTTTTGGTTCCGGCTTCGGCTCAGGCTTAGGCTCGGGTTTTGGTTTGGGCTCGGGCTTAGGCTCTGGTTTGGGTAGTGGTTCTGGTTTTGGTTCTGGCTTGGGCTCGGGCTTAGGCTCTGGTTTGGGCAGTGGCTCTGGCTTTGGCTCTGGTTTTGGCAATGGTTTGGGCTTTGGTTCCGGCTTGGGCTCAGGCTTAGGCTCTGGTTTTGGTAGTGGTTCAGGTTTTGGTTCCGGCTTGGGTTCAGGCTTAGGCTCGGGCTTTGGTTCCGGCTTGGGCTCATGCTTAGGTTGCAGTGGTTCGGGTATGGGTTCTGTGCTTGGGTTCAGGCTTAGTGCTCGGTGCTTTGGGTATCGTGCTTGGGCTCAGGCTTAGGCTCCGGTATCGGCATCGGTTCGGGCTTTGGTTCTGGCTAGGGCTCAGGCTTAGGCTCAGGTTTTGGTTTTGGCATGGGCTCAGGTTTTGGTTCAGGCTTAGGCTCCGGCTTAGGCTCAGGCTTAGGTTTTGGTTCTGGCTTGGGCTCCGGTTTTGGCAGTGGTTCAGGCTTGGGCTCAGGCTCGGGTTTTGGTTCAGGCTTAGGCTCAGGTTTTGGCTTTGGCTCAGGcttttttggctttggctttggTTCAGGCATAGGCTTGGGCATCGGTTCGGGTTTGGGCTTTGGCTCTGGCTTCGTTATGGGTTTAGGTTGAGGCTCAGGTTTAGGTTCAGGTTTCGGCGAAGGCTCTGGATGAGGCTCAGTTTTTGGCTCTGGACGTGGCTTGGGCTCTGGTTTAGGTTCAGGTTTGGGCTCTGGCTGTGGCAGGGGCTGCGGCTGAGGCTGGGGTTCCGGTTTGGGTTGTGGCTCCGGCTGCGGCAGCTCGGCGGCAGCACGTCCATGCTTGCGCGCGAAGCGGCCGCCATGGCCAAGCCCGACGCCGGCAGCCGCCGCTTCGTCGACGAAGAAGGCGGTGGCAGTGGCCGCCACGGCTCCCAGAAGCACGGCGAGGAGAAGGCAGCATGAAGAGAGGCGACGCGTCGCCGCCATGGCTGCTTCGCTGCTCCTGCAACAAGCAAGCTCGCCTGCTAGCTAGCTCTCTGCTGCTCTGTGTTGCTCTCTCTGTTTCTCTTTCTGGAGCAGCTGTTGGTAGTGCCTGAGTGCAGTCTCTGTTGTGTGTCTGTGGTGTGGATGACGGGGTGTGGTCATGGGTCGGATTTATAGCGCGCGAGAGCCAACCAAGTTTTGACGCGTGGATGGGCTGTCTGCCCAGCTAATAACACGTTTGCCCTCCGCCGTATCAACGGGTAGGTAACAGGTAAGCCCCGTGTTAATGTTATTCAACGGATAGCAGTAGCACGTAACTTTCAGtacttttaattttttttttaggaaaaacTTTCACTTTTACTTTCTCATGGATTCTTCCATCCATTTCTTGTTCCAACatactctctagtctctctataCACGCTGCTGCCTGCCATGCGAGTCACCGCGCGCATATCACACACCCGACGACGTGTACGTTTGCTGCTAACTTTTTTGATGATACACGGGACGACAGGTAGGTATTTGTTAGCTTGTGGTTGACGACGCAAACTGCCGCGCGCGCGCTGTTGACCAGCGAGCCAGCTATGTATACTGTATGTGTGAAGATTCATCCCCAGGACAGTGAACATCTTGCTTTGAGAGGTAGCAAAGATATTTTTATGGTGTGTGGACGATGGATGCATGACAAAGAGCTAGCTAGCCATCGTCATGCATCTTCACCTGTCGCGCGCTGCTGCACAAGCACATGCATGGTCCTGGAACTCTCAGATCATCATCCTATAGTACTACGGCGAGCTGATTGGTGTGCCATGCATGTCTACCGGTGGACATCatgtatggccttgtttagttccaaaaatttttgcaaaataggaatagtatcactttcgtttgtatttgacaaatattattcaatcatgtactaactagactcaaaagattcgtctcgtcaatttcgaccaaactgtgcaattagtttttattttcgtctatatttaatacttcatgcatgcgtctaaagatttgatgtgatgaagaatctaaaaaattttgcaaaattttttgcaactaaacaagacctatgcATGGAAGCGGGGCACTGCATCAGCTCGTGAAGCTCATCGCCAAAGGGAGAGGACACACAGGACCGGCACTGTGAGACACATGATTGGCGATGCATGGTTACATTGCAGGCCACTGCAGGACATCAGATTGTGTAGTGAGTGAGAGTATGAGAGTGACGCTACGCACGCCGTACGTATACACGTCGTAGAACTTTGGATTTCCTGCGTGACCGACACGGCAGTTGTCGACATCGTGCTTTTGCCTGCAGGTCCAAGGTGATGGTAAACCAGTCAATCAGACCTGTAAGTAAATAATAGTATCCTACAGACCTTTAACTTGTTGAATTACGCATAGCTTGCGTCGGTGCGTGGTTGAAAAACCATCCCAAAAGTTCATCTAGCTAGAAAATTCACAGTTTTATCACTATAGCTAGGTTAAAAGGGACACGTACATACGTCGCTGCCCTATAGGCTGGGCAGTGTTGTGTGTGGCTGTGCAATAAGCACAGTCGTGGATGAA from Sorghum bicolor cultivar BTx623 chromosome 8, Sorghum_bicolor_NCBIv3, whole genome shotgun sequence encodes:
- the LOC8086122 gene encoding protein TsetseEP, with protein sequence MAATRRLSSCCLLLAVLLGAVAATATAFFVDEAAAAGVGLGHGGRFARKHGRAAAELPQPEPQPKPEPQPQPQPLPQPEPKPEPKPEPKPRPEPKTEPHPEPSPKPEPKPEPQPKPITKPEPKPKPEPMPKPMPEPKPKPKKPEPKPKPEPKPEPKPEPEPKPEPLPKPEPKPEPKPKPEPKPEPKPEPKPEPMPKPKPEPKPEP